Proteins encoded within one genomic window of Fragaria vesca subsp. vesca linkage group LG1, FraVesHawaii_1.0, whole genome shotgun sequence:
- the LOC101293431 gene encoding uncharacterized protein LOC101293431 produces MKGGFNYNMMGRLVSVTLTALVCTTILLWAWEKNPFADTLLLARERFPIPSIDFLEDSPKNSSKSTKTDRNIQGKDIEETNKIQNSGAAPIQGKDTPSATIDETKKIENSGVAPTDYAFSPIMDGHNLNATSTDQRKVCNFAKGRWIPDIRRPLYSGFHCKQWLSAMWACRLTQRPDFSFEGYRWKPDSCEMPDFERSSFLRRMQDKTIAFIGDSLGRQQFQSLMCMATGGEESLEVQNVGKEYGLVKRRGAIRPDGWAYRFPKTNTTILYYWSASLCDLVPLNSSNRTTDVAMHLDRPPAFMRQYLDRFDVLVLNTGHHWNRGKINGNRWVMYVDGKPNQDKRRAQIDRAKNFTIHSVVRWLDSQLPSHPHLKTFFRTISPRHFFNGDWNTGGSCDNTTPLSGGSEVVQEGSSDVVIEAALRGTKTKILDITALSQLRDEGHVSRYTIRGTAAGNDCLHWCLPGIPDTWNELLIAQI; encoded by the exons ATGAAAGGTGGATTCAACTATAACATGATGGGGAGATTAGTCTCTGTCACTCTGACTGCCCTTGTATGTACAACCATACTACTTTGGGCTTGGGAGAAAAATCCTTTTGCGGATACTCTACTACTGGCCCGAGAACGGTTTCCAATTCCTTCAATAG ATTTTCTGGAGGACTCCCCAAAGAATTCCTCAAAGTCTACGAAGACAGACAGGAATATTCAAGGGAAGGATATAGAAGAAACAAACAAAATACAAAATTCTGGTGCTGCACCAATTCAAGGGAAGGATACACCTTCTGCTACAATAGATGAAACAAAGAAAATAGAAAACTCTGGTGTTGCACCAACAGATTATGCATTTTCTCCTATAATGGACGGGCATAATCTGAATGCAACATCTACTGACCAACGTAAAG TCTGTAATTTTGCCAAGGGTAGATGGATTCCAGACATCAGGCGACCATTGTATTCTGGGTTTCATTGTAAGCAATGGTTATCAGCAATGTGGGCTTGCAGACTGACACAACGACCAGATTTCTCTTTTGAGGGATACCGGTGGAAGCCAGACAGTTGTGAAATGCCAGACTTCGAGCGATCTTCATTCTTGAGAAG AATGCAGGACAAGACAATTGCTTTTATAGGAGATTCTTTGGGCCGACAGCAGTTCCAGTCTTTAATGTGTATGGCTACTGGTGGAGAAGAAAGCCTAGAAGTTCAAAATGTGGGAAAAGAATATGGCCTTGTCAAACGTCGTGGAGCCATTCGTCCTGATGGCTGGGCCTATAGATTTCCTAAGACCAATACCACCATTTTGTATTACTGGTCGGCCAGCCTCTGTGACCTTGTGCCACTTAACAGCTCAAACCGAACCACTGATGTTGCGATGCATTTGGACCGTCCCCCAGCTTTCATGAGGCAGTACCTTGATAGATTTGATGTGTTGGTTCTTAATACTGGGCATCATTGGAACAGGGGGAAAATAAATGGAAATCGGTGGGTAATGTATGTAGATGGAAAACCCAATCAAGATAAAAGGCGTGCACAAATTGACAGAGCGAAGAATTTTACCATACATAGTGTTGTCAGGTGGCTTGATTCACAACTTCCATCACATCCCCACCTCAAAACATTCTTCAGGACCATCTCACCAAGGCATTTCTTTAATGGTGACTGGAATACCGGGGGATCTTGTGATAATACTACTCCGTTGTCTGGAGGAAGTGAAGTGGTCCAAGAAGGGTCAAGTGATGTAGTCATTGAGGCTGCTTTGAGAGGTACAAAGACAAAGATTCTGGACATCACTGCTCTTTCTCAATTGAGGGATGAAGGTCACGTATCCCGCTACACCATTAGAGGTACTGCTGCTGGAAATGATTGCTTGCACTGGTGCCTACCTGGAATTCCAGACACATGGAATGAACTCCTTATTGCACAAATATAG
- the LOC101295653 gene encoding uncharacterized protein LOC101295653, whose translation MLDQCQKFPRNQLYVTCHVHSRQESAEDKEFGFWTAWDFQAQACLEEDLGAHTPRLWETNTKFESSPLLPQNHHHSDLSPKSRRRVILESRTELMQMVQNMPESCYELSLKDLVGEQQGEQKAGEGTDVEEKSFDFNNQAQIRNQKKKTTYKTRQISRTSSMESETFLIKMFFPTFLGSKKKGKAAGNCSKVSPRPSLEGPENHKDLCVDSTGSRRRASDDDTLPSCWTFFQSKKGKSKRPRGS comes from the exons ATGCTTGATCAGTGCCAAAAGTTCCCTAGGAATCAGCTCTATGTAACCTGCCATGTCCACAGCAGACAAGAGAGTGCAGAAGACAAAGAGTTTGGTTTCTGGACTGCATGGGATTTTCAAGCTCAGGCATGTCTTGAAGAAGATCTCGGTGCTCACACACCGCGGTTATGGGAAACAAACACCAAATTTGAGTCTTCTCCTTTGCTCCCCCAAAACCATCACCACAGTGATCTATCTCCCAAGTCACGAAGACGTGTGATTCTTGAAAGCAGGACCGAACTTATGCAGATGGTTCAAAACATGCCAGAGTCATGTTATGAACTTTCTCTGAAAGATCTTGTTGGTGAGCAACAAGGTGAGCAGAAGGCTGGAGAAGGCACTGATGTTGAAGAGAAGAGCTTTGACTTCAACAATCAAGCTCAAATCAGGAACCAGAAGAAGAAAACAACCTACAAGACAAGGCAGATATCGCGGACTTCTAGTATGGAAAGCGAAACATTCCTTATCAAGATGTTCTTTCCAACTTTTCTAGGCTCAAAGAAGAAAGGAAAAGCAGCTGGGAATTGCTCAAAAGTTTCCCCAAGGCCATCACTTGAAGGACCTGAGAACCATAAAGATTTGTGTGTTGATAGCACAGGCAGCAGAAGAAG GGCTTCTGATGACGATACATTACCTAGTTGCTGGACCTTCTTCCAGAGCAAGAAAGGCAAAAGCAAAAGACCAAGGGGAAGCTGA
- the LOC101313349 gene encoding probable methyltransferase PMT26-like: MAMGKYSRVDNRRSAASYCSTVTIVVFVALCLVGVWMMTSSSVVPVQNVDVAQENKSEVVKEEQVSETSEGNSKQFEDNPGDLPEDATKGDSNEGGNQVEEKQEEKGEEKSEEKIEEKTEDGSKTETEDGGSKTEEGESKGNDDSNSEDGEKKSEGDNEKKDDLGEGEGDNEKKSDDDNEKKAENTDETKENTQIEEKVETTDKEQDSEKSENGQAVNQSSTEVFPSVAQSELLNETTVQNGSWSTQSAESKNEKEAQRSSDQQTGYNWKLCNSTAGPDFIPCLDNLQAIRSLQSTKHYEHRERHCPEEPPTCLLPLPEGYKRPIEWPTSREKIWYYNVPHTKLAEIKGHQNWVKVTGEFLTFPGGGTQFKHGALHYIDWIQESVPDIAWGKRSRVILDVGCGVASFGGFLFDRDVQAMSFAPKDEHEAQVQFALERGIPAISAVMGTQRLPYPSRVFDVVHCARCRVPWHIEGGKLLLELNRVLRPGGFFVWSATPVYQKKHDDVEIWEAMKELTEKICWKLVTINKDALNGIGAAIYRKPTTNECYEQRSQNHPPICDKSDDPNAAWKVPLQACLHKVPVDASERGSQWPEQWPARLDKAPYWLLSSQTGVYGKPAPEDFTADYEHWKRVVDKSYLNGMGINWSSVRNVMDMRSVYGGFAAALKDLKLWVMNIVTIDSPDTLPIIYERGLFGMYHDWCESFSTYPRSYDLLHADHLFSLLKKRCKLVAVVAEVDRILRPEGKLIVRDTVETINELESMLKSMQWEVRMTYSKDKEGLLCVQKSMWRPKETETVKYAIA; the protein is encoded by the exons ATGGCGATGGGTAAGTATAGTAGAGTTGATAATAGGAGGTCGGCGGCGAGTTACTGCTCGACGGTGACCATTGTGGTGTTTGTGGCATTGTGCTTGGTGGGGGTTTGGATGATGACGTCATCGTCGGTGGTGCCGGTGCAGAATGTGGATGTGGCTCAGGAGAATAAGAGTGAGGTGGTGAAGGAGGAACAAGTGAGTGAGACCAGTGAGGGGAATAGCAAGCAGTTTGAGGATAACCCGGGGGATTTACCGGAGGATGCGACGAAAGGAGATAGCAATGAGGGTGGTAATCAGGTGGAAGAGAAGCAGGAGGAGAAGGGTGAGGAGAAGAGTGAAGAGAAGATTGAGGAGAAAACAGAAGATGGGTCGAAAACTGAGACTGAGGATGGAGGAAGTAAGACTGAAGAGGGAGAGTCTAAGGGAAATGATGATTCAAATTCTGAAGATGGAGAGAAGAAAAGTGAGGGTGACAATGAGAAAAAGGACGATTTGGGTGAGGGTGAGGGTGACAATGAAAAGAAATCGGATGATGACAATGAAAAGAAAGCAGAAAACACCGATGAAACAAAGGAGAATACTCAAATTGAGGAGAAAGTGGAAACAACTGACAAGGAGCAAGATAGTGAGAAATCGGAGAATGGGCAGGCTGTGAACCAGAGTTCAACTGAGGTGTTTCCTTCTGTTGCTCAGTCAGAGCTTCTGAATGAGACTACTGTCCAAAATGGGTCCTGGTCAACTCAGTCGGCAGAGTCAAAGAATGAAAAGGAGGCTCAACGTTCTTCTGACCAGCAAACTGGTTACAACTGGAAACTTTGTAACTCAACTGCTGGGCCTGATTTCATCCCATGCCTTGACAATTTGCAAGCCATTAGGAGTCTTCAAAGTACCAAGCATTATGAACATCGCGAGAGGCACTGTCCTGAGGAGCCTCCCACATGCCTTCTTCCCCTTCCAGAAGGATATAAACGCCCAATTGAGTGGCCAACGAGCAGGGAAAAG ATATGGTACTATAATGTCCCCCATACCAAACTTGCCGAAATTAAGGGGCATCAGAACTGGGTCAAAGTCACTGGCGAATTCCTTACTTTCCCTGGTGGTGGAACCCAATTCAAGCATGGTGCTCTTCATTATATAGATTGGATACAAGAG TCTGTTCCTGATATTGCCTGGGGAAAACGTTCTCGTGTCATATTAGATGTTGGATGTGGGGTTGCAAGCTTTGGAGGATTTTTATTTGACAGAGATGTCCAAGCAATGTCCTTTGCCCCAAAAGATGAGCATGAAGCTCAAGTCCAGTTTGCACTTGAAAGAGGAATTCCTGCTATATCTGCTGTGATGGGCACACAGAGACTTCCTTATCCTAGTAGAGTTTTTGATGTTGTCCACTGTGCCCGCTGCAGGGTTCCCTGGCACATAGAAG GTGGTAAGCTTCTATTAGAGCTGAATCGTGTGTTGAGACCTGGTGGTTTCTTTGTGTGGTCTGCTACCCCAGTATATCAGAAGAAACATGACGATGTTGAAATATGGGAAG CCATGAAGGAACTAACAGAGAAGATTTGTTGGAAACTTGTCACAATTAATAAGGATGCACTAAATGGAATTGGTGCAGCTATATACAGAAAGCCTACCACCAATGAGTGTTATGAGCAAAGATCACAAAACCACCCTCCTATCTGTGACAAGTCTGATGATCCGAATGCAGCATG GAAAGTACCATTACAAGCATGCTTGCACAAAGTTCCTGTAGATGCATCAGAGCGTGGATCTCAGTGGCCTGAGCAATGGCCAGCAAGGTTGGACAAGGCGCCATATTGGTTGTTGAGTTCTCAGACTGGAGTTTATGGAAAACCGGCTCCTGAGGATTTCACTGCAGACTATGAGCACTGGAAACGCGTGGTAGACAAGTCTTATTTAAATGGAATGGGCATTAATTGGTCATCGGTTAGGAATGTCATGGATATGAGATCTGTTTATGGAGG ATTTGCTGCGGCTCTGAAAGATTTGAAACTTTGGGTCATGAATATAGTCACGATAGACTCTCCAGACACCTTACCCATAATTTATGAGCGAGGTCTTTTTGGCATGTATCATGATTGGTGTGAATCATTTAGCACCTATCCTAGGTCTTATGATCTTCTCCACGCAGACCATCTGTTTTCCCTGCTCAAGAAGAG GTGCAAGTTAGTCGCTGTAGTTGCAGAGGTTGATCGGATCCTTCGACCAGAGGGAAAACTTATTGTTCGGGACACTGTCGAGACAATTAATGAGCTGGAGAGCATGTTGAAGTCTATGCAGTGGGAGGTTCGCATGACCTATTCCAAGGACAAGGAGGGATTGCTATGTGTCCAGAAGTCGATGTGGCGGCCTAAAGAGACGGAGACAGTCAAGTACGCCATTGCTTAA
- the LOC101315001 gene encoding uncharacterized protein LOC101315001, protein MESGGNQIDGDQLLAQGLVEIEEEQIHIVMLCTSSNQRHACRRNHPPPYQSGGSSTLDHIVSDLPPLLQVLLVSRFPRQTKTPRPTAAAQRYNLVTPESVLPDISSKHPQTQILDSSIAPKQNSSTVVFKHRCRNNQSPKSLSWQSRRSLSKLRASTPS, encoded by the exons ATGGAATCAGGCGGGAATCAAATCGACGGGGATCAATTGTTGGCTCAAGGCCTCGTTGAAATCGAGGAGGAACAGATCCATATTGTTATGTTATGCACAAG CTCGAACCAGCGTCATGCTTGCCGGAGGAATCACCCACCACCGTATCAATCTGGTGGCTCTTCAACCCTGGACCACATTGTCTCCGACCTGCCGCCTCTTCTGCAAGTGTTGCTAGTGAGTCGCTTCCCTCGCCAAACAAAAACACCTAGACCCACTGCCGCTGCTCAAAGATACAACCTAGTCACCCCTGAGTCTGTGCTGCCGGACATATCTTCCAAGCACCCTCAAACCCAAATTCTAGATTCGTCTATCGCCCCGAAACAAAACTCCTCCACCGTTGTGTTCAAGCACCGATGTCGAAACAATCAAAGCCCAAAGTCTCTCAGCTGGCAGAGCCGGAGATCTCTGTCAAAACTCAGAGCCTCCACTCCGTCTTAG